The following are encoded in a window of Acidobacteriota bacterium genomic DNA:
- a CDS encoding DUF11 domain-containing protein yields the protein MRTTHTHLSRSFLLTGLAIVLLMGAVASLRPASARFQAGNALNKVLSIAPAPIRTAVKSRMDAWTKKASSNSIVTAKTVPFDAPITKIASPPDGTPVAQGQIITYTITVKNDGNDDETFSPNRLRVRDSIPANTTYAANAPNPLTILEQPGGGSDPWTCSYDAGNNRIECLTPVGGDLRATATFKFEFKVMVNTNVPYGTIISNRADFYNEQQSGPQTITNSSNTTNHPVTAPADLTASKLSAPVVDPDGAGPLAPVALPVVGPNVPPGSVNSGGYLRYDLPFGNSGPANADNTIITDQIPGNTAFVGALATGGVFVPAAQPPSNPFTFTMQATKASSPNLNLTCTVVGAPGSQAIYCRPQGNTALAAPGPFNDGTLPVGYSGTLTFFVKVNESVTGGTVTSNPANIASGLCPNTTPPPFPPVSCAGTPDANPSNNTTVATQNVIIASSNLSVSKIVQSAVTAASNPNQTGPIGPATPPNGTATTGTAVLPGTYLTYRIFLTNNGPSDVSNIRLTDVLPSGLEAPPGRVLGAKYISVTPVLGSGATLTCAPPTGVNPNNNPQGNGGSIVCTAPLLAAVDDPNTAVTENRAAVDVTVFIDPATKASLVDFATFDATVNNFNRPVSGSTTLTTPVAATSDLALTKTHTNAAGVLGGPVTAGTDFEYQVKITNNGPSAAQMVNLVDTFPAFQSLRQRSQPGPPPLVPDIVIEAVPDGNGAPVFTCTPDADAFTDPRTTASHITCTAPELPPNKKPDGTVNPAGTVTFRFRMHQSNVTPQPVPASYQNCVTATSMSTDPNPANNTNICDTIPLQFLADLSGTKTATPDPVIAGNLLTYTITANNAGPSAALNEMISDPLPQGTVFISAAASPGATLTTPAVGANGLVKATWNAAGGTPGGLTPPGVVRTLTIVVRVCPDFQQIRNLTDAQMCVPNMTDTATISSDTTDPNPNNNTASFTSTVQAQSDLSISKADSPDPAPYSTTGTPSNITYTITFANAGPSNANGVTITDVLPKGFTVVSTTSTVPGTTFTQSSSGGIVTVVANLGVLGAANQCQFNYPTSGTIVIVARVPIKHPSITVTNTATILSTNCLPETGTLAVQTNPLSGNPAIITPGTGMLANNRAFADTQIVPPGPTPGGAYRALSEVSDQKEGSILFYPIYTSDATNPNSQNTRISITNTSTTEKVTVHLFGVDGASCGILDSFICLTPNQTSSFLTSDFDPGNTGYMVAVAVEDNTGLPRAFNELIGDSYVKFSSGHQANLAAESIAASMMFPAGIDTTATIATLRFDGMNYNRLPRILAADSIGSMADGNSTMMIINRIGGNMATSGATIGNLTGLLFDDAEVSYSFTANLAVCQYRTILSNAFPRTPSTFTRVILAGRTGWMKFWTFEDRALFGATINFNPNNNASTGAFNQGHNLHHLTLTDTTTIVIPVYIPAC from the coding sequence ATGCGAACTACACACACACACTTATCCCGAAGTTTCTTGCTGACCGGGCTTGCGATTGTTTTGTTGATGGGGGCCGTTGCCTCGTTAAGGCCAGCGTCCGCTCGATTCCAGGCAGGAAATGCGCTCAATAAGGTTCTGTCCATCGCTCCGGCTCCAATCCGTACTGCGGTCAAATCACGAATGGATGCCTGGACCAAAAAGGCGTCCTCAAATTCTATTGTGACGGCAAAAACAGTTCCGTTTGACGCGCCCATCACGAAAATTGCCAGCCCGCCGGATGGAACACCAGTTGCGCAGGGACAAATCATCACATACACCATTACGGTCAAGAATGATGGCAACGACGATGAAACCTTTTCGCCAAACCGGTTGCGTGTCAGAGATTCGATTCCGGCAAATACGACCTATGCAGCCAATGCGCCTAATCCGCTCACGATCCTGGAGCAGCCGGGCGGCGGTTCCGATCCCTGGACATGCAGTTACGATGCCGGCAATAACCGTATCGAATGTCTGACGCCAGTGGGAGGCGATCTGCGAGCTACTGCGACCTTCAAGTTTGAATTCAAGGTCATGGTCAACACCAACGTTCCTTATGGGACGATTATCAGCAATCGTGCCGATTTTTATAACGAACAGCAATCTGGCCCGCAAACCATCACCAACAGTTCGAACACGACGAATCATCCAGTGACTGCGCCAGCGGATTTGACGGCGAGCAAGCTTTCCGCGCCCGTGGTGGATCCCGACGGCGCCGGGCCATTGGCCCCGGTCGCATTGCCCGTTGTTGGACCGAATGTTCCGCCAGGGTCGGTCAATTCCGGCGGGTATCTGCGGTACGACCTTCCGTTCGGCAACAGCGGCCCGGCCAATGCCGACAACACGATCATCACGGATCAGATTCCGGGCAATACGGCTTTCGTCGGAGCGTTAGCTACTGGCGGAGTATTCGTTCCGGCGGCGCAACCTCCTTCAAACCCGTTCACGTTCACAATGCAGGCGACCAAAGCCAGCAGCCCGAACCTGAATTTGACTTGTACAGTGGTTGGCGCTCCGGGTAGTCAAGCGATTTATTGCCGACCGCAAGGCAACACGGCCTTGGCCGCTCCTGGTCCGTTCAACGACGGCACGTTGCCAGTGGGATACAGCGGAACGCTAACGTTTTTTGTGAAGGTCAATGAATCGGTGACGGGCGGTACAGTGACCTCGAATCCTGCAAACATCGCTTCGGGGTTGTGTCCGAATACGACACCTCCGCCCTTTCCGCCAGTAAGTTGCGCTGGCACGCCCGATGCGAATCCCTCGAACAATACGACCGTAGCGACGCAAAACGTGATCATTGCTTCGTCGAATTTGAGCGTCAGCAAGATTGTTCAATCGGCGGTGACGGCGGCCAGCAATCCGAACCAGACTGGCCCGATTGGCCCGGCCACGCCTCCAAACGGAACGGCGACAACTGGCACGGCGGTTCTGCCGGGTACATATCTGACCTATCGCATCTTTTTGACCAATAACGGGCCATCGGATGTGTCCAATATACGATTGACGGATGTGCTGCCATCCGGGCTGGAAGCGCCGCCGGGACGCGTGCTCGGCGCGAAATACATTTCGGTGACTCCGGTTCTCGGTTCCGGCGCGACACTGACTTGTGCGCCACCGACCGGCGTCAATCCGAACAATAATCCGCAAGGAAACGGCGGTTCGATTGTGTGTACTGCGCCATTGCTGGCTGCGGTTGACGACCCGAATACCGCTGTTACGGAAAATCGAGCCGCAGTTGATGTCACAGTGTTTATTGATCCGGCGACCAAAGCCAGCCTTGTTGATTTTGCGACATTTGACGCCACCGTCAATAATTTCAATCGTCCCGTTTCCGGTTCGACGACATTGACCACGCCGGTGGCTGCCACATCGGATTTGGCGCTGACCAAAACGCACACCAATGCAGCGGGCGTGCTGGGCGGACCTGTAACAGCAGGCACGGACTTTGAATATCAGGTGAAAATCACCAACAACGGCCCGAGCGCGGCGCAGATGGTTAATCTGGTTGATACGTTTCCGGCGTTCCAATCGTTGCGGCAGCGATCTCAACCTGGGCCGCCGCCGCTGGTTCCCGACATCGTTATCGAGGCTGTGCCAGACGGCAACGGCGCGCCGGTTTTTACCTGTACGCCGGACGCCGACGCTTTCACTGACCCGCGCACAACCGCATCGCACATCACCTGCACCGCTCCGGAACTGCCACCGAATAAAAAACCGGATGGCACGGTCAATCCTGCGGGAACAGTGACGTTCCGGTTCCGCATGCACCAAAGCAATGTGACGCCGCAACCGGTTCCGGCTTCCTACCAGAATTGCGTGACGGCGACTTCAATGTCCACGGATCCGAATCCTGCCAACAACACCAACATCTGCGATACGATCCCCCTACAATTTTTGGCCGATCTTTCCGGGACCAAGACTGCCACACCTGACCCGGTGATTGCGGGCAATCTGTTGACATATACCATCACGGCAAATAATGCCGGGCCAAGCGCTGCCTTAAATGAAATGATCAGCGATCCGCTTCCGCAGGGCACTGTTTTCATTTCGGCGGCTGCTTCACCCGGCGCAACTCTGACCACGCCGGCAGTCGGAGCCAACGGACTGGTCAAAGCGACCTGGAACGCTGCGGGCGGCACGCCGGGAGGGTTAACCCCGCCGGGAGTGGTTCGCACGCTGACCATCGTCGTTCGCGTCTGCCCGGATTTCCAGCAGATTCGCAATCTGACGGATGCACAGATGTGCGTGCCGAACATGACCGATACGGCGACGATCAGTTCGGACACGACCGATCCCAATCCCAATAACAACACGGCGTCATTTACTTCGACGGTGCAAGCGCAATCTGACCTGTCCATCAGCAAAGCGGATTCGCCGGATCCCGCGCCGTACAGCACGACCGGAACGCCGTCGAACATCACCTATACGATTACGTTCGCCAATGCCGGCCCGTCAAATGCCAACGGCGTGACGATCACGGATGTGTTGCCGAAAGGTTTCACCGTGGTCAGCACTACGTCCACGGTTCCAGGCACGACCTTCACGCAATCGTCTTCGGGCGGCATCGTGACGGTGGTGGCCAATTTGGGAGTGCTGGGCGCTGCCAATCAGTGCCAATTCAACTACCCGACCAGCGGCACAATCGTCATCGTCGCGCGCGTCCCGATCAAACATCCTTCGATCACCGTGACCAATACGGCGACGATTCTTTCAACCAATTGTTTGCCGGAAACGGGCACGTTGGCCGTGCAAACCAATCCGCTGTCGGGCAATCCGGCAATCATCACTCCGGGGACAGGAATGCTGGCCAACAACCGGGCATTCGCTGATACGCAAATCGTGCCTCCTGGTCCGACGCCCGGCGGCGCGTATCGTGCCCTGTCCGAAGTCAGCGATCAAAAAGAGGGATCCATCCTGTTCTATCCGATTTACACGTCGGATGCGACCAATCCCAATTCCCAAAACACGCGCATTTCCATCACCAACACTTCCACCACGGAGAAAGTGACGGTTCACTTGTTTGGTGTGGACGGCGCCAGTTGCGGAATTCTGGATTCGTTTATTTGTCTGACTCCGAACCAGACAAGTTCTTTCCTGACCTCAGACTTCGATCCGGGCAACACGGGCTACATGGTGGCCGTGGCGGTAGAAGACAACACGGGGTTGCCGCGCGCGTTCAACGAACTGATCGGCGATTCTTATGTCAAATTCTCCAGCGGGCATCAGGCCAACCTGGCAGCCGAATCAATCGCGGCTTCGATGATGTTCCCGGCGGGAATAGACACCACCGCGACCATTGCGACGCTGCGGTTTGATGGAATGAATTACAACCGGCTGCCGCGCATTCTGGCAGCAGACAGCATTGGCAGCATGGCAGACGGCAATTCGACGATGATGATCATCAACCGGATTGGCGGCAATATGGCTACTTCCGGTGCGACTATCGGCAACCTGACGGGATTGCTGTTTGACGATGCCGAAGTGTCTTACAGCTTCACTGCCAATCTGGCGGTTTGCCAGTACAGGACAATCCTCTCCAACGCCTTCCCGCGCACGCCCAGCACGTTCACCCGCGTGATTCTGGCCGGCAGAACAGGCTGGATGAAATTCTGGACGTTTGAAGACCGTGCGTTGTTTGGCGCAACTATCAACTTCAATCCGAACAACAACGCCAGCACGGGAGCATTCAACCAGGGACACAACCTACATCATTTGACGTTGACGGATACCACGACAATCGTGATTCCGGTGTACATCCCGGCTTGCTAA
- a CDS encoding putative Ig domain-containing protein, with product MHTANGLSQSLSLLLGKVRQHRVRVVSMLSVTIAAGFLLGHSLTEARRNEVVQAPFGEPASAPNAMLAPATITVNDTGDTIGNNGKCTLREAITAANTNTASGAAAGECIAGMAGADIIVFSLGSGTPTINLTSALPTITEPLTIKGNSGGATRVELNGAGAGAGANGLNITAGSSTILRLVINRFNSNGILISGSGANTIKGCLIGTNGSGTATSANAVGIKILGASNNTIGGTAPGERNLISGNTGAGVLISYDTPNSLAASGNQVIGNFIGPDANGKIDLGNGGFGVDITGGSNSTIGGVTTESRNIISGNTGGGVGISTTNATGNVVIGNLIGTDISSIAPLGNSGIGVLIDAAFNNRIGGLGVPCPADSSMTCSQGNTIRFNNAKGVVVKGNSAIGNPILGNIISDNNGLGIDLAENGVTPFTVPGAPTDVTATAGNAQATVSFCPPASNGGSLIYAYTVTSSPGGITASGLSSPITVTGLTNGTAYTFTVKATNFVGTGPASTPSNSVTPMAPPFADPKSANEANAVCPALNAGPNSLQNSPVLTGVSVTAGNPGSSTISGYLYSSASTTFRIEFFINPLCDSSGNGEGLVLIGSTNVTTSPLIFNDNTSGFAGISKTLDYALPGGYYVTATATRLNAGTPVETSEFSGCRIIPFTDSGCDKQTVTTPGVTSFSAAGGSTAFYVTYPAIFCSPSSVQSSDSWIQITSNSSSSIGDGRLLQTIGITIQPNTGAIRFGTIKIAGTDYSISQDAPCTTSISPLALSFPAPAVSSSLNLYVPAGCPWTVTNFTPWVTVTTQTSGSGPNVTDFTLEANPGPTQRVAVLIVGGQSIIITQDAPCTAYLSPASQNFTAAGGSNSLTLTVGAACPWTAVASDPWINITTVPLSGSGNATFNYTVAANTGGQRSGTISVAGKSLVINQEASCPSMISPGSQSFMSTGGSGSIAVTIGAACPWTAGTNDSWIHITSGASGMGNGTVNFTVDSNPGGQRSGTIVAAGQNFIVQQSSFCTYSVSPSLQPMVVAGGTASATVTAGATCAWTATPSDPWIKITSGGSGTGNGTVNYSVGTNGTGSQRSGQITIADKSVLIQQEGGCTYTVMPTSQNYAAAGGMGTANVTTTGNCSWLASSNVSWITITSGGSLNKPGQPPLTRSGKSSVSTTGNGSVSYTVAANTGPARTGTMDIAGTLFTVTQASGCPINITPANLSAATVGMNYSQQLSQSGGVGSVNWTISSGSLPSGMMLDQTSGLLSGAPSITGNFSFTVRATDSGNCFGEIPYMLTVSCPTLSITPASLNSGVVGTMYSQALTLNGGSGSINWTVNSGTLPVGLNLDLTSGVLSGIPQAQGTSNFTVRATVSATGCFVDKSYSLTINCPTITIDQATINTGNLGVPYSQQFTQTGASGNITWTISSGSLPSNLTLSTSGLLSGTPVASGSFPITVRATAGNNCFGERNYTLVIGVCPTINITPATVSNGLINTNYNQQLTASGGSGGYNFTFTGNLPSGVTLSSSGLLSGTPTVVGTFHFTVTATDQSGCSGTNAYALVICSQITVNPATLPNGTVGSTYSQNVSAVGGDIPHSFTFSGTLPTGVTLANDGLLSGVPTQVGTFTFTVTATDTSSCTGSQSYTVTINPAGLMFYPLPRPLRILDTRPGQSACDTPGQQIPGGTSRLQTAAGRTCDSISIPASARALTGNITTVLSGGGFLTLYPSDAMQPTVANSNYQANQVLNNVFTVGLGAADGAFKIFVTTNTDVVIDITGYYAPPDVGGLYFHPLPTPVRMLDTRAGQPGCDTPGAPIAAGVERTQQGRIFCNGVTIPSSAAAIVGNATAVVPSGQGFLTLYPSNAPSRPLAASSNYAAGQNMNAPFTVGLAPNGTFNIYSSQTTDLVIDVLGYYSPDAVDLNGTGLLFNPLPRPVRLLETRMGQPGCYTTGTPLAAGSTRIQQARGTCDGMTVSATAQAIVGNATAVFPASNGFLTFWSSDAAQPGTANSNYQAAKVFNRHITVGLGADGAFKIFTSAVTDLVIDVSGYFAP from the coding sequence ATGCATACGGCGAACGGCCTCTCACAGTCGTTGAGTTTGTTATTGGGCAAAGTGCGTCAGCACAGGGTACGTGTTGTCTCGATGTTGTCAGTGACGATTGCAGCGGGGTTCCTGCTCGGCCACTCATTGACCGAAGCGCGACGAAACGAGGTCGTTCAGGCGCCTTTTGGCGAGCCGGCTTCGGCGCCGAACGCAATGTTGGCTCCGGCGACGATTACTGTAAATGATACTGGAGACACGATTGGCAATAACGGCAAATGCACCTTGCGCGAAGCCATTACCGCTGCCAATACCAACACTGCTTCCGGCGCGGCGGCGGGCGAATGCATTGCTGGAATGGCGGGAGCCGATATCATCGTATTCAGCCTCGGTTCGGGCACGCCTACAATCAACCTGACTTCCGCACTGCCAACCATAACCGAACCATTGACGATCAAGGGCAATTCGGGCGGCGCAACGCGCGTGGAATTGAATGGCGCAGGCGCGGGTGCCGGGGCAAACGGGTTGAATATCACCGCGGGCAGCAGCACGATTTTGCGTTTGGTAATTAACCGGTTTAACAGCAACGGCATCCTGATCTCTGGATCCGGGGCGAACACGATCAAAGGCTGCCTGATTGGGACGAATGGTTCAGGAACCGCGACGAGTGCCAACGCAGTCGGCATCAAAATTCTAGGCGCTTCAAACAATACCATTGGGGGAACGGCGCCGGGCGAGCGCAATCTCATCTCAGGCAATACCGGTGCAGGCGTGTTGATCTCTTACGATACGCCGAATTCACTGGCCGCGTCTGGAAACCAGGTGATCGGCAACTTCATCGGCCCTGACGCCAATGGCAAAATAGACCTCGGCAATGGCGGATTTGGCGTGGACATTACGGGCGGCAGCAACTCTACGATTGGCGGCGTGACGACGGAATCGCGCAATATCATTTCCGGCAACACCGGTGGCGGCGTCGGAATTTCTACTACCAATGCAACCGGTAACGTGGTTATCGGCAATCTCATTGGCACGGATATTTCGAGCATTGCACCGCTCGGCAACAGCGGCATTGGAGTGTTAATAGATGCCGCGTTCAACAACAGGATCGGCGGTTTGGGTGTGCCTTGCCCCGCAGATAGCAGCATGACCTGCAGCCAAGGCAACACGATCAGGTTCAATAATGCGAAAGGTGTTGTCGTCAAAGGGAATTCGGCCATCGGTAATCCCATTTTGGGTAACATCATTTCGGACAATAATGGGCTGGGGATTGACCTCGCAGAAAACGGAGTAACGCCCTTCACAGTTCCCGGCGCACCGACCGATGTCACCGCCACGGCAGGCAATGCACAGGCGACAGTGTCTTTTTGCCCGCCCGCTTCTAATGGCGGAAGCCTGATTTATGCTTATACGGTCACGTCAAGCCCCGGCGGTATCACCGCAAGTGGCCTGTCAAGTCCGATTACGGTGACAGGGCTGACGAATGGCACGGCGTACACCTTTACCGTGAAAGCCACCAATTTTGTGGGCACCGGCCCGGCATCAACCCCTTCAAATTCCGTCACTCCGATGGCGCCGCCATTTGCGGATCCGAAATCAGCAAATGAGGCCAATGCCGTTTGCCCTGCCTTGAATGCCGGCCCGAACAGCCTGCAGAACTCCCCGGTTTTGACCGGTGTGTCAGTGACTGCCGGTAATCCTGGTTCCAGCACCATCAGTGGCTATCTTTACAGTTCCGCAAGTACGACGTTTCGCATTGAGTTTTTTATCAACCCGCTGTGCGATTCAAGCGGCAATGGAGAAGGCCTGGTATTGATCGGTTCGACCAACGTGACAACCTCTCCTCTTATCTTTAATGACAATACCTCAGGCTTTGCAGGCATTAGCAAAACGCTGGACTATGCCTTACCGGGGGGATATTACGTAACAGCGACGGCCACCCGGCTCAATGCAGGAACCCCGGTTGAAACATCGGAATTTTCTGGTTGTAGAATTATTCCATTCACCGACAGTGGTTGTGATAAGCAGACCGTTACCACTCCGGGAGTGACGAGTTTCAGCGCGGCGGGCGGAAGCACGGCATTCTACGTTACGTATCCGGCAATTTTTTGCTCACCGAGTTCGGTCCAATCGTCCGACAGTTGGATACAAATAACCTCCAACTCGTCCTCATCAATTGGCGATGGACGCTTGCTTCAGACTATAGGAATTACTATCCAGCCAAATACGGGCGCAATCCGTTTCGGGACCATCAAAATCGCAGGGACGGATTATTCCATTTCTCAAGACGCTCCTTGCACGACTTCGATCAGCCCTCTCGCTTTGAGTTTCCCGGCCCCGGCAGTCAGCAGCAGCTTGAATTTGTATGTTCCGGCGGGCTGCCCCTGGACTGTGACGAACTTTACCCCATGGGTCACAGTCACGACGCAAACAAGCGGCTCCGGTCCCAACGTTACGGATTTCACGCTTGAAGCCAATCCGGGGCCAACTCAACGTGTCGCTGTTCTGATCGTTGGAGGCCAATCTATTATTATTACGCAGGATGCGCCATGTACCGCATATCTCTCTCCGGCGAGTCAAAACTTTACGGCTGCGGGCGGCAGCAACTCACTGACTCTGACGGTTGGAGCAGCCTGTCCCTGGACGGCAGTCGCCTCTGACCCTTGGATTAATATTACAACGGTCCCACTCAGCGGTTCGGGGAATGCCACGTTCAATTACACCGTGGCGGCCAACACAGGGGGGCAGCGCTCAGGAACCATTTCAGTTGCCGGAAAATCCCTGGTCATTAATCAGGAAGCGTCATGTCCTTCCATGATTAGTCCAGGCAGTCAGAGTTTTATGTCAACAGGTGGCAGCGGAAGCATCGCAGTAACCATCGGTGCAGCCTGCCCCTGGACGGCTGGCACCAACGACTCATGGATTCATATCACTTCGGGAGCCAGTGGAATGGGCAACGGCACGGTCAATTTCACCGTTGATTCAAACCCTGGCGGCCAGCGAAGCGGGACGATTGTGGCCGCCGGTCAAAATTTCATTGTTCAACAATCGTCTTTCTGTACCTATTCTGTTTCTCCAAGTTTGCAGCCGATGGTTGTCGCAGGCGGCACGGCGAGCGCAACTGTTACGGCTGGAGCGACATGCGCATGGACGGCGACCCCAAGCGATCCGTGGATCAAGATCACCTCAGGCGGGAGCGGCACGGGCAATGGCACGGTCAATTATTCCGTTGGAACCAACGGCACAGGTTCGCAGCGCAGTGGCCAAATCACAATCGCCGACAAATCCGTGCTGATCCAACAGGAGGGCGGTTGTACATACACAGTAATGCCTACTTCGCAAAACTATGCCGCCGCTGGTGGAATGGGTACGGCAAACGTAACGACAACGGGAAATTGTTCGTGGTTGGCATCCAGCAATGTTTCGTGGATCACGATCACTTCCGGCGGCTCGCTCAACAAGCCTGGGCAACCTCCTTTAACCCGTAGCGGCAAAAGCAGCGTCAGCACGACTGGCAATGGTTCGGTGAGTTATACGGTCGCCGCAAACACTGGTCCGGCGCGTACCGGCACCATGGATATTGCCGGAACGCTGTTCACCGTTACCCAGGCGTCTGGGTGTCCAATCAACATTACGCCCGCCAATCTTTCTGCGGCGACGGTTGGAATGAACTACAGTCAGCAACTTTCTCAATCCGGCGGTGTTGGATCAGTGAACTGGACGATCAGCTCCGGCTCTTTGCCTTCGGGAATGATGTTGGATCAAACATCTGGCCTGCTTTCGGGTGCGCCGAGCATAACAGGCAATTTCAGCTTTACGGTTCGGGCGACTGATTCTGGCAACTGTTTTGGGGAAATTCCCTATATGCTGACCGTCAGCTGTCCGACGCTCAGTATCACGCCAGCTTCGCTCAATTCGGGTGTGGTTGGCACGATGTATAGCCAGGCTTTGACGCTGAACGGTGGCAGCGGTTCGATTAACTGGACGGTGAATTCCGGGACATTACCGGTTGGCTTGAATCTTGATCTTACCAGCGGAGTGCTTTCAGGCATTCCGCAGGCGCAGGGAACTTCCAATTTCACTGTCAGGGCCACGGTCAGCGCCACTGGCTGTTTCGTTGATAAGAGCTATTCGCTGACGATCAACTGTCCGACCATCACCATTGACCAGGCAACAATTAACACGGGCAATTTGGGAGTTCCTTACAGCCAGCAGTTCACGCAAACTGGCGCATCGGGGAACATCACTTGGACAATCAGTTCCGGTTCATTGCCCAGCAATTTGACACTTTCGACCTCTGGTTTACTTTCGGGCACCCCCGTCGCTTCCGGCAGTTTCCCGATCACGGTTCGCGCGACTGCCGGGAACAATTGCTTTGGCGAACGAAACTACACATTGGTTATCGGGGTTTGCCCGACGATCAATATCACGCCTGCCACGGTGTCTAACGGGCTAATCAATACAAATTACAATCAACAACTGACGGCAAGCGGTGGTTCCGGAGGCTACAACTTCACCTTTACCGGGAATTTGCCGAGTGGTGTGACGCTTTCATCGAGCGGCCTGTTGTCAGGCACGCCAACCGTTGTCGGAACATTCCACTTCACCGTGACGGCAACCGATCAAAGCGGATGCTCCGGCACAAATGCGTATGCGTTGGTGATCTGCTCGCAGATTACAGTGAACCCTGCGACGTTGCCAAACGGAACTGTCGGCAGTACGTACAGCCAAAATGTGTCGGCTGTAGGCGGCGATATCCCGCACAGTTTCACCTTCAGCGGCACGCTTCCAACCGGAGTGACGCTGGCGAATGACGGTCTGCTGTCCGGTGTTCCGACGCAAGTTGGGACGTTTACTTTTACGGTGACGGCAACCGACACCAGTTCCTGCACGGGATCACAAAGTTACACCGTAACCATTAATCCAGCGGGATTGATGTTCTACCCGCTGCCGCGACCGCTTCGGATTCTGGATACGCGTCCAGGTCAATCCGCTTGCGACACACCAGGACAACAAATTCCCGGCGGCACTTCGCGGTTGCAAACGGCGGCTGGCCGCACATGCGATAGCATCTCGATTCCGGCCTCGGCTCGTGCCCTGACCGGCAATATCACTACGGTTCTATCCGGCGGCGGATTCCTGACGCTTTATCCCAGCGATGCGATGCAACCGACCGTCGCTAATTCCAATTACCAAGCCAATCAGGTGTTGAACAATGTGTTCACGGTTGGACTCGGTGCAGCCGACGGCGCATTCAAGATTTTCGTCACGACCAACACCGACGTCGTGATTGATATCACCGGCTATTACGCGCCGCCTGACGTCGGCGGGTTGTATTTCCACCCGTTGCCGACGCCGGTTCGTATGCTGGACACGCGCGCAGGGCAACCAGGTTGCGACACACCGGGCGCCCCGATTGCCGCTGGGGTAGAACGTACGCAGCAGGGACGCATCTTCTGTAACGGCGTGACGATTCCATCCAGCGCCGCCGCCATCGTCGGTAATGCCACGGCGGTGGTTCCCAGCGGGCAGGGTTTCCTGACACTTTATCCCAGCAATGCGCCGAGTAGACCGTTGGCTGCCAGTTCCAACTATGCAGCCGGGCAAAACATGAATGCCCCTTTCACCGTCGGGTTAGCTCCCAACGGCACATTCAACATTTATTCGTCGCAAACAACCGATCTGGTGATTGATGTGCTGGGGTATTACAGCCCTGATGCCGTAGATTTGAACGGAACCGGATTGCTCTTCAACCCATTGCCACGTCCTGTGCGCTTGCTGGAAACGCGGATGGGTCAGCCCGGTTGTTACACGACCGGAACGCCGCTTGCTGCCGGTTCGACACGAATCCAGCAAGCTCGCGGAACTTGCGACGGCATGACGGTTTCCGCAACTGCCCAGGCAATCGTGGGCAATGCGACGGCGGTCTTTCCGGCGAGCAACGGTTTCTTGACGTTCTGGTCCAGCGATGCGGCGCAACCCGGAACGGCGAATTCAAACTATCAAGCCGCAAAAGTGTTCAATCGGCACATCACGGTTGGATTGGGCGCAGATGGCGCGTTCAAGATTTTCACTTCCGCTGTGACAGACCTGGTGATTGATGTGTCCGGTTACTTTGCGCCGTAA